Proteins from one Coturnix japonica isolate 7356 chromosome 5, Coturnix japonica 2.1, whole genome shotgun sequence genomic window:
- the LOC107314568 gene encoding pleckstrin homology-like domain family A member 2, with the protein MNHCNKLVPVRPGSVIAVRDGVGAAQPRDLEPGGSEERTEGRDKGKKEGGRMKMQAEVIREGELEKRSDSLFQLWKKKLVVLTKDSLSLFPDGHKQAKGKELGFGSILKVDCVERTGKYIYFTIVTKDRKEIDFRCPDQSCWNASITMALIDFQNKRAIQDFKSRQEMEQAAGTQERRLARAP; encoded by the coding sequence ATGAATCACTGCAATAAATTGGTCCCGGTGCGGCCGGGTTCAGTCATTGCCGTCCGAGACGGGGTGGGAGCAGCGCAGCCCAGGGATCTGGAGCCGGGAGGGAGCGAGGAAAGGACGGAAGGAAGGgacaagggaaagaaagagggagggaggatgaAAATGCAAGCAGAAGTGATCCGCGAGGGCGAGCTGGAGAAGCGGAGCGACAGCCTTTTCCAGCTGTGGAAGAAGAAGCTGGTAGTGCTCACCAAGGACAGCCTCAGCCTTTTTCCCGACGGGCACAAGCAAGCCAAGGGCAAGGAGCTGGGCTTCGGCTCCATCCTTAAGGTGGACTGCGTGGAGCGCACGGGCAAATACATCTACTTCACCATCGTCACCAAGGACCGCAAGGAGATTGACTTTCGGTGCCCGGACCAGAGCTGCTGGAACGCCTCCATCACCATGGCCCTCATCGACTTCCAGAACAAGAGGGCCATCCAGGACTTCAAGAGCCGCCAGGAGATGGAGCAGGCAGCGGGTACCCAGGAGCGGCGGCTGGCCCGGGCGCCCTGA